A genomic window from Halogeometricum borinquense DSM 11551 includes:
- a CDS encoding class I SAM-dependent methyltransferase: MSVRDEFDAWAADGRDKGMEDRHWHTAKHVLARMPVEPDDVVLDLGCGSGYAGRALRETKEAGRVYGLDGSPEMARNAQSYTDDEKIGYLVGDFDELPFADDSIDHVFSMEAFYYAADPHHTLSEVARVLRPGGTFFCAVNYYEENVHSHEWQENISVEMTRWTGEEYREAFREAGLFVAEQDNIPDRETEIPDEDEFPTDNWETREAMVERYRTFGTLLTVGVSH; this comes from the coding sequence ATGAGCGTCAGAGACGAATTCGATGCGTGGGCGGCCGACGGCCGCGACAAGGGGATGGAAGACCGACACTGGCACACGGCAAAGCACGTCCTCGCACGGATGCCCGTCGAACCCGACGACGTGGTGTTGGACCTCGGATGCGGGAGCGGGTACGCGGGACGCGCCCTGCGCGAGACGAAAGAGGCAGGCCGCGTGTACGGCCTCGATGGGTCGCCGGAGATGGCACGAAACGCCCAGTCGTACACCGACGACGAGAAAATCGGATACCTCGTCGGTGACTTCGACGAACTCCCCTTCGCGGACGACAGCATCGACCACGTGTTCTCGATGGAGGCGTTCTACTACGCCGCCGACCCACATCACACGCTTTCGGAAGTCGCGCGCGTTCTCCGCCCCGGTGGGACGTTCTTCTGCGCGGTCAACTACTACGAGGAGAACGTCCATTCGCACGAGTGGCAGGAGAACATCTCCGTAGAGATGACGCGATGGACCGGCGAGGAGTACCGTGAGGCGTTCCGCGAGGCCGGTCTCTTCGTGGCCGAACAGGACAACATCCCGGACAGAGAGACGGAAATCCCCGACGAAGACGAGTTCCCGACCGACAACTGGGAGACCCGCGAGGCGATGGTCGAACGCTACCGCACGTTCGGGACGCTTCTCACCGTCGGCGTCTCGCACTGA
- a CDS encoding DUF2391 family protein, whose amino-acid sequence MVGVRRRFALSDTAQQIVGGFLLAGPFVVTEEVWSLAASMSAVQGVFTVVIVLTVGYGALYKADDRDPDRERDLLGVPVRFVSLILVAYLSVLILALAFDAPGTFLSDMTGNGAFTVFGLSLQLDVLEVTLKATSIGAVFSVIGAATADSVF is encoded by the coding sequence ATGGTCGGAGTACGTCGCCGATTCGCGCTCTCGGATACGGCCCAACAGATCGTCGGGGGCTTCCTCCTCGCTGGACCGTTCGTCGTCACCGAAGAGGTATGGAGTCTCGCGGCCAGCATGTCTGCCGTACAGGGAGTCTTCACTGTCGTCATCGTTCTCACTGTCGGGTATGGTGCGCTCTACAAGGCAGACGACAGAGATCCCGACCGCGAACGTGACCTGCTCGGCGTCCCAGTTCGGTTCGTCTCGCTTATCCTCGTCGCTTATCTCTCGGTACTCATTCTCGCCCTCGCGTTCGACGCGCCGGGAACGTTCCTGTCGGATATGACGGGGAATGGGGCGTTCACCGTCTTCGGGTTGAGCCTCCAACTCGACGTGTTAGAAGTCACGTTGAAAGCGACGAGTATCGGTGCCGTGTTCAGTGTCATCGGTGCGGCGACGGCCGACAGCGTGTTCTGA
- a CDS encoding DUF7090 family protein: MDYTLAIENTPDTIPGGTGILLLHPSIGETDRIDTDFLKTDTDHFLVVSTRTTAREVEQKLEHYDVDESRAVILDTLSVDRGYSRRGSNHVHYVSAPDDLDGIVEQVRNFLESHDGKLRVSVDSVTELAYYADVDRAYEATKRLLDLLDEHDAVGLFHLSNEVHEEPTLERFRELFEGVVELDVGGNVSSEF, encoded by the coding sequence ATGGATTACACCCTCGCCATTGAGAACACGCCGGACACGATTCCCGGCGGAACAGGTATCCTCCTCCTGCATCCGAGTATCGGCGAGACGGACCGCATCGATACGGATTTTCTGAAGACAGACACCGACCACTTCCTCGTCGTCTCCACCCGAACGACGGCCCGCGAGGTAGAGCAAAAACTCGAACACTACGACGTAGACGAGTCCCGCGCGGTGATTCTCGACACCCTCTCAGTTGACCGAGGGTACTCACGTCGAGGGTCCAACCACGTCCACTACGTCTCTGCGCCAGACGACTTAGACGGTATCGTCGAACAGGTTCGGAACTTTCTCGAATCGCACGACGGCAAACTCCGCGTTAGTGTCGATTCAGTGACTGAATTGGCCTACTACGCCGACGTAGATCGCGCATACGAGGCGACGAAGCGACTCCTCGACCTATTGGACGAACACGACGCCGTCGGCCTGTTCCACCTCTCGAACGAAGTTCACGAGGAACCGACGCTCGAACGCTTCCGCGAGTTGTTCGAGGGCGTCGTCGAACTCGATGTTGGCGGCAACGTCTCAAGCGAGTTCTGA
- a CDS encoding DUF7089 family protein: MFESRDLADDVAAVRDEHAPDSLVLSAAADFETIPPAAAEDLGLLVDSLDPATYPSEWLPEDAPALLTRYAGSDFTIGMPGDGTVVWTRQTAPPSVIAKKRAEGTPTDFLDFLFAEAFVQLGTDAPEHFLPFFGEQYRELDAAVPLSPNEVYQIAAALYDAWVGLQTRDVFASWEDQHPRLYDAWWDAGQRLTGRLDTLPRAVARGQTSFAEATEYACSAVKHGLDLPAPFVALDTEAYLEYGSSYGVRWARKTFEQLEDDSSERTDAVEDEG; the protein is encoded by the coding sequence ATGTTCGAATCTCGTGACCTCGCAGACGACGTCGCCGCCGTCCGCGATGAACACGCGCCGGATTCGCTCGTCCTCTCTGCGGCGGCGGACTTCGAGACGATTCCGCCCGCCGCGGCCGAGGATTTAGGACTCCTCGTCGATTCGCTCGATCCGGCGACGTATCCGTCCGAGTGGCTGCCCGAAGACGCGCCCGCACTCCTCACCCGCTACGCCGGGAGTGACTTCACTATCGGCATGCCCGGTGACGGGACGGTCGTCTGGACCCGCCAGACCGCCCCGCCGAGTGTCATCGCCAAAAAGCGCGCCGAGGGGACGCCGACGGACTTCCTGGATTTTCTGTTTGCCGAGGCCTTCGTCCAACTCGGGACTGACGCGCCTGAGCACTTCCTTCCTTTCTTCGGCGAGCAGTACCGCGAACTCGACGCTGCGGTACCTCTCTCACCGAACGAGGTCTACCAGATTGCGGCGGCGTTGTACGATGCGTGGGTTGGACTCCAGACGCGAGACGTGTTCGCCTCGTGGGAGGATCAACACCCGCGACTCTACGACGCGTGGTGGGACGCCGGACAGCGGTTAACCGGTCGGCTTGACACCCTCCCGCGCGCTGTTGCTCGCGGACAGACATCGTTCGCGGAGGCGACGGAGTACGCCTGTTCGGCCGTCAAACACGGACTCGACCTTCCCGCACCGTTCGTCGCCCTCGACACCGAGGCGTATCTCGAATACGGATCGAGTTACGGCGTTCGCTGGGCGCGGAAGACGTTCGAGCAACTCGAAGACGACTCTTCGGAGCGCACCGACGCAGTCGAAGACGAGGGGTGA
- a CDS encoding MATE family efflux transporter, with translation MAPSLQRRAHDALMQFPALLARLGLVDREKGSRAFDLAVPVMVTGGMRTLLRIADFLMVSIALGNAAVAGLELGFQYYFIPFGLALALTSGTISVVSRFVGANDYDAADFAVKQSLWLALLISVPISIAGWMYARPLIALLTNDLQTIKLGSAYLRIVMLSVAFRFWSMIAARALAGVGDTRTPMYVRLLTLPTNIILNAVLIFGLFGAPALGVEGAAWGTVAANTLAAVIFFVLLASGRWDVRLRFGGKQWDWDVVSEIVRVGLPLAGTRLSRTFGRFPFLFVLGLLGTNVVAAYAIGRRVMLLALMPAWGYSTAASTLVGQAIGGGDDGEATEYGWQTLRIALVTQLLIAAAIFVAATPIAQVFGASDIPLTARFIRVFGLGVAGFSVSRTMRGALRGAGDTRWPLYGGLVGTYLVRLPIAFLAPGAGFTIAVLGITISPGLDWGLWAVYAAILADMYVRGVINVARYYSGKWIHVAHESNVGSAAD, from the coding sequence ATGGCACCGTCTCTCCAGCGTCGCGCTCACGACGCACTGATGCAATTTCCGGCACTCTTGGCGCGACTCGGCCTTGTAGATCGGGAGAAGGGGTCACGCGCGTTCGACCTCGCTGTTCCGGTTATGGTCACGGGCGGGATGCGAACACTGCTTCGTATCGCGGACTTCCTGATGGTGAGTATCGCGCTCGGTAATGCGGCTGTTGCGGGTCTCGAACTCGGCTTTCAGTACTACTTCATTCCGTTCGGACTTGCCCTCGCGTTGACCAGCGGGACGATCAGTGTCGTCTCGCGGTTCGTCGGCGCGAACGACTACGACGCCGCTGATTTCGCGGTGAAACAGTCTCTGTGGCTCGCATTGCTCATCTCAGTCCCTATCTCTATCGCTGGGTGGATGTACGCGAGACCGCTCATCGCTCTCTTGACGAACGACTTACAGACGATCAAACTCGGGAGCGCGTACCTCCGAATCGTCATGCTCTCGGTGGCGTTCCGCTTTTGGAGTATGATTGCCGCGCGCGCACTCGCTGGCGTCGGAGATACCCGGACACCGATGTACGTCCGTCTGCTCACCCTGCCGACGAACATCATCCTCAACGCCGTCCTCATCTTTGGTCTGTTCGGCGCGCCAGCACTCGGCGTCGAGGGTGCGGCGTGGGGCACTGTCGCCGCCAACACGCTCGCAGCGGTCATCTTCTTCGTCCTGCTCGCCTCTGGCCGGTGGGACGTGCGCCTCCGCTTCGGGGGCAAGCAGTGGGATTGGGATGTGGTCTCCGAAATCGTCCGTGTTGGCCTTCCATTAGCTGGAACTCGACTCTCCAGAACGTTCGGCCGCTTCCCGTTTTTGTTCGTCCTTGGCCTCCTCGGAACCAACGTCGTGGCCGCCTACGCTATCGGTCGGCGCGTGATGCTCCTCGCTCTCATGCCCGCGTGGGGCTATTCGACGGCCGCCTCGACACTCGTCGGGCAAGCAATCGGCGGCGGCGACGACGGCGAGGCAACCGAATACGGCTGGCAGACGCTCCGTATCGCACTTGTGACGCAACTGCTCATCGCGGCGGCCATCTTCGTCGCCGCCACGCCAATCGCGCAGGTGTTTGGCGCGAGCGATATCCCGCTGACGGCACGGTTCATTCGTGTGTTTGGTCTCGGGGTGGCTGGATTCAGTGTTTCGCGGACGATGCGCGGCGCACTCCGCGGCGCAGGCGATACCCGGTGGCCGCTCTACGGCGGCCTCGTCGGGACGTACCTTGTCCGCCTTCCCATCGCGTTTCTCGCCCCCGGTGCTGGATTCACCATCGCAGTCCTCGGCATCACCATCTCCCCCGGCCTCGACTGGGGGTTGTGGGCCGTCTACGCGGCTATCCTCGCAGATATGTACGTGCGGGGTGTCATCAACGTCGCGCGGTACTACAGCGGCAAGTGGATTCACGTCGCCCACGAGTCGAACGTCGGGTCTGCGGCTGACTGA
- a CDS encoding OapC/ArvC family zinc-ribbon domain-containing protein translates to MPHQCTNCGKVFADGSKEMLSGCPNCGGNKFQFSPSGSDSDDAAETTTRQQTSSSGTTPSSGSAADATTDREPNTNRESASDDTAGSTTWQRAASRAADVEERRSANQTPSGSADDGGRSDTRSHKTQNRSADQTNDNIDSARRSEKTLREWANSRGFASEVEDANDETTLRENRRRTGDAQRRPSERRSSSSARQSSPSDRQSSDDAQSDSSVPTDSSSASPETTASKETKTPTGTPAPSDEPAPSSKQAKSSAADPSVFGDDVEDDAQASARSDVVSPDEIAAAQPDDRPSDADGRVIEPESDDRPDLDELREELNDQFESIKIVAPGEYELNLMELYDRPEYIISLREDGRYVIEVPDTWDSHDDDR, encoded by the coding sequence ATGCCCCATCAATGTACGAACTGCGGGAAGGTGTTCGCCGACGGCTCGAAAGAGATGCTGTCGGGGTGCCCCAACTGCGGCGGGAACAAGTTCCAGTTCAGCCCTTCGGGATCTGACAGTGACGACGCCGCAGAGACGACGACCCGTCAGCAGACGTCGTCGTCCGGTACGACACCTTCGTCGGGAAGCGCCGCCGATGCGACGACCGACCGGGAACCGAATACGAATCGGGAATCGGCCTCGGACGATACGGCAGGCTCGACGACGTGGCAACGCGCCGCATCGCGTGCGGCGGACGTCGAAGAGCGACGCTCAGCCAACCAGACGCCGTCTGGGAGTGCTGACGATGGCGGACGATCCGACACACGCAGTCACAAGACACAGAACCGATCAGCGGACCAGACCAACGACAACATCGACTCCGCTCGTCGCAGCGAGAAGACGCTCAGAGAATGGGCGAACTCGCGCGGATTTGCGAGCGAAGTCGAAGACGCAAACGACGAGACGACACTCAGGGAGAATCGCCGACGCACCGGCGACGCACAACGGCGTCCCTCGGAACGGCGGTCCTCCTCATCAGCACGGCAGTCCAGTCCGTCGGACCGGCAGTCCTCAGACGACGCTCAGAGCGATTCGTCGGTGCCGACGGATTCGTCTTCGGCGTCTCCTGAGACAACTGCTTCAAAGGAGACGAAGACACCGACCGGGACACCTGCTCCGTCGGATGAGCCTGCACCGTCCTCGAAGCAAGCGAAATCATCCGCCGCCGACCCATCGGTGTTCGGTGACGACGTGGAGGACGACGCACAGGCGAGTGCACGGTCCGACGTGGTCTCTCCCGACGAGATAGCCGCCGCACAGCCCGACGACCGACCGTCGGACGCGGACGGACGCGTTATCGAACCGGAGAGCGACGACCGACCGGATCTCGACGAACTCCGCGAGGAACTGAACGACCAGTTCGAGAGCATCAAAATCGTCGCACCCGGCGAGTACGAACTCAACCTGATGGAACTGTACGACCGCCCCGAGTACATTATCTCACTCCGTGAGGACGGCCGGTACGTCATCGAAGTCCCCGACACGTGGGATAGTCACGACGACGACCGCTGA
- a CDS encoding DUF2073 domain-containing protein has translation MDGLASMEKIRLILDGVRDGNIVILEEGLSPDEESKLIEVTMTEISPDEFNGIEIESYPQSKGGQGFLGRLMGKEETKKLTVIGPANQIQTLHKDENLISALVSRK, from the coding sequence ATGGACGGGTTGGCGAGCATGGAGAAGATACGTCTCATCCTGGATGGCGTCCGCGACGGTAACATCGTCATCCTCGAAGAAGGCCTCTCGCCGGACGAAGAGTCGAAGCTCATCGAGGTGACGATGACGGAAATCAGCCCCGACGAGTTCAACGGTATCGAGATCGAGTCGTACCCACAATCGAAAGGCGGACAGGGATTCCTTGGCCGTCTGATGGGTAAAGAGGAGACGAAGAAGCTCACCGTCATCGGCCCGGCTAACCAGATTCAGACGCTCCACAAAGACGAGAACCTCATCAGCGCACTCGTCTCTCGGAAGTAG
- a CDS encoding Era-like GTP-binding protein: MGLLTELRDSISRVVDRMFSDAEPRRIGIYGPPNAGKTTLANRIARDWTGDAVGPESHIPHETRRARRKENVEIERNGKKVTIDIVDTPGVTTKVDYKEFLDHDMEKDDAVRRSREATEGVAEAMHWLREDVDGVVYVLDSTEDPFTQVNTMLIGIIESQDLPVLIFANKTDLEESNVQRISNAFPQHETVPLSALEGNNMDEVYDKIAEYFG; encoded by the coding sequence ATGGGACTGCTCACAGAACTTAGAGACAGCATTTCACGGGTCGTCGACCGCATGTTCTCGGACGCAGAGCCGAGACGTATCGGCATCTATGGACCGCCGAACGCCGGGAAGACGACTCTCGCAAACCGTATCGCCCGTGACTGGACTGGTGACGCCGTCGGCCCCGAGAGCCACATTCCCCACGAGACGCGCCGCGCGCGTAGAAAGGAAAACGTGGAGATTGAGCGCAACGGGAAGAAGGTCACCATCGACATCGTTGACACGCCCGGTGTGACAACGAAAGTCGATTACAAAGAGTTCCTCGACCACGATATGGAGAAAGACGACGCCGTCCGCCGGTCCCGTGAGGCCACGGAAGGCGTCGCCGAGGCCATGCACTGGTTACGCGAAGACGTTGACGGCGTCGTTTACGTGCTTGACAGCACCGAAGACCCGTTCACGCAGGTCAACACGATGCTCATCGGCATTATCGAGAGCCAAGACTTGCCCGTACTCATCTTCGCGAACAAGACGGACCTGGAGGAATCGAACGTCCAACGCATCTCCAACGCGTTCCCGCAGCACGAAACGGTCCCGCTTTCCGCGCTTGAAGGAAACAACATGGACGAAGTGTACGACAAGATAGCGGAGTACTTTGGGTGA
- a CDS encoding Cdc6/Cdc18 family protein, translated as MDDDTPKRDDGTRQINHSDTDDVASTEDDSSSAASGGNTTSGEPVSGDAKSEEALDGEGSPTDENPATDDDEPVTAEDIDIRESIGPSGSTDGETDDDSSTDVSLDEVVLDDGGSDSRGLFDDLLSGEPIFENKEVLRPSYTPHELPHRTEQINQMATILVSALRGETPSNILIYGKTGTGKTASAKFVSQELESTSQKYDVPCEVEYINCEVTDTQYRVLAQLANKFIEKNFDVIENELDRLEDLRTRARDTPDLLADTSFDSLDGVEERIEQLETDCEEMETVPMTGWPTDRVYSTFFDAVDYNERVVVIMLDEIDKLVEKSGDDTLYNLSRMNSELSNSRISIMGISNDLKFTDFLDPRVKSSLGEEEIVFPPYDANQLRDILQHRADVAFKSGALTEDVIPLCAAFAAQEHGDARRALDLLRTAGELAERGQADTVEEAHVRQAQDKIELDRVVEVVRTLPTQSKIVLFAIILLEKNGVRNINTGEVFNIYKRLCEEIDADILTQRRVTDLISELDMLGIVNAVVVSKGRYGRTKEISLSVPIDETEAVLLSDSRLGDIENAQPFVQARFDN; from the coding sequence ATGGATGACGACACACCGAAACGAGACGACGGCACACGGCAGATAAACCACTCCGACACCGACGACGTGGCCTCCACGGAGGACGATTCATCGTCTGCGGCGTCTGGAGGAAACACAACATCTGGAGAACCAGTGTCTGGGGACGCGAAGTCCGAAGAGGCACTCGATGGCGAGGGATCACCCACTGACGAGAACCCGGCCACTGACGATGACGAGCCGGTCACAGCTGAAGATATCGACATCCGCGAGAGTATCGGCCCGAGTGGGTCAACGGACGGCGAAACGGACGATGATTCTTCGACTGACGTGAGTCTTGACGAAGTTGTTCTCGACGACGGTGGCAGTGACAGCCGTGGGCTGTTCGACGACCTTCTCTCAGGTGAACCGATTTTCGAGAACAAGGAAGTTCTTCGTCCGTCGTACACGCCGCACGAACTCCCTCACCGAACCGAGCAGATAAACCAGATGGCGACGATTCTCGTCTCTGCTCTCCGCGGCGAAACGCCGTCGAACATTCTCATCTACGGGAAGACGGGAACCGGGAAGACGGCGAGTGCGAAGTTCGTCAGTCAGGAACTGGAGTCTACTTCGCAGAAGTACGATGTGCCTTGCGAAGTCGAATACATCAACTGCGAGGTAACAGACACCCAGTACCGCGTCCTCGCCCAACTCGCAAACAAGTTCATCGAGAAGAACTTCGACGTCATCGAGAACGAACTCGACCGCCTCGAAGACCTTCGCACGCGTGCGAGAGATACGCCTGATCTCCTCGCAGACACCTCCTTCGACTCCCTCGACGGCGTCGAGGAGCGTATCGAGCAGTTGGAGACAGACTGCGAGGAGATGGAGACGGTACCGATGACGGGATGGCCGACCGACCGCGTGTACTCGACGTTCTTCGACGCGGTGGACTACAACGAACGCGTCGTCGTTATCATGCTGGACGAAATCGACAAACTCGTCGAGAAATCCGGCGACGACACTCTGTATAACCTCTCGCGGATGAACTCCGAGTTGTCCAACTCGCGTATCTCTATCATGGGCATCTCGAACGACCTGAAATTCACCGATTTCCTCGATCCACGGGTCAAATCCAGTCTTGGCGAGGAAGAAATCGTCTTCCCGCCGTACGACGCGAACCAACTCCGCGATATTCTCCAACACCGTGCCGACGTGGCGTTCAAATCGGGCGCACTCACAGAGGACGTGATTCCGTTGTGTGCTGCGTTCGCCGCGCAGGAACACGGAGACGCCCGCCGCGCACTCGACCTCCTGCGAACTGCGGGTGAACTTGCTGAACGCGGACAGGCCGACACCGTCGAGGAAGCCCACGTCCGGCAGGCGCAAGACAAAATCGAACTCGACAGAGTCGTCGAAGTCGTTCGTACGCTCCCCACGCAGTCGAAAATCGTCCTGTTCGCCATTATCCTCCTCGAAAAGAACGGCGTCCGCAACATCAACACCGGTGAGGTGTTCAATATCTACAAGCGCCTCTGTGAGGAGATTGACGCCGACATCCTTACGCAACGGCGCGTGACGGACCTCATCTCTGAACTCGACATGCTCGGAATCGTCAACGCTGTCGTCGTCTCGAAAGGTCGCTACGGCCGAACAAAGGAAATCTCGCTGTCAGTCCCTATCGATGAGACGGAAGCGGTCCTCCTCTCGGATTCACGCCTTGGCGATATCGAGAACGCACAGCCGTTCGTCCAAGCGCGGTTCGATAACTGA